The following proteins come from a genomic window of Dysidea avara chromosome 12, odDysAvar1.4, whole genome shotgun sequence:
- the LOC136241274 gene encoding E3 ubiquitin-protein ligase TRIM71-like, producing the protein MADKQETNKNTASNLSCSLCAKFVKILRDDGTEKKCDDCGSIEQVVALCINCTQYLCEVCNSYHIRKEHDVVAVQSIEKTLYCPIHSKKELDHYCKTCKKLICHYCVTSTKDHVGHTFDMIESAAVKHRNELTDIIAPVDEMSTSLTKTKKDIINMKSKLENQAKKAIKMIDRCYAEQLTKLNEHHQQLKKQLQDELSQKEEALTTQLEDIKSVQDQLANIKKQREGLERTTDRKVLSKKKEDIEKSMKEVSDKYKTLNTLPVETDSIQFVPVNNPNILLGHLFTSAYPHTSEVVDFPHNIGYNTKVDFTIQTQNCKGEKCTKGGHHISVELKSVTGNVTIGEVKDNNDGSYVASFVAGEVGDAKLSVSINEQQIRGSPYSIVVGRNYQGINMPDEIVNDNGSMSGPWGIAFGKDGMWVVADHSNYCVYIFNGQDELVKKFGSGSSSGQFSSPRGVAFDSDNHFYIVEYNNNRSRVQKFSINGNYLLQFGNDGDGKLSGPYGITIHNNKVYVADYDNKRIAVFQTNGQFCTSFGSEHLSSPCDVAVNTNNQLLVVDYSNHCVVTFTLDGHYVGKFGTQGSGRGQLSSPCGLAIDINGFILVADSSNHRVSIFDKSGNYIDCFGSKGSNAGQFSSSYGIALSPNGSIYVSDSNNKRVQIFSNY; encoded by the coding sequence ATGGCAGATAAACAGGAGACTAACAAGAACACTGCTAGCAACCTGAGCTGTTCTCTTTGTGCTAAATTTGTTAAGATCCTGAGAGATGATGGGACagaaaagaaatgtgatgattgtgGTTCTATTGAGCAAGTTGTGGCCCTGTGTATCAACTGTACACAATATTTGTGTGAAGTCTGCAATTCATACCACATCCGAAAAGAACATGATGTTGTTGCAGTGCAGTCCATAGAGAAGACTCTATATTGTCCAATACACAGCAAAAAAGAACTGGACCACTATTGTAAGACATGCAAAAAGCTTATCTGTCACTATTGTGTAACAAGTACAAAGGATCATGTTGGACACACATTTGACATGATAGAGTCAGCAGCTGTCAAACACAGGAATGAGTTGACCGACATAATCGCTCCAGTTGATGAGATGAGTACAAGCCTGACTAAAACTAAAAAGGACATTATCAATATGAAAAGCAAGCTAGAAAATCAAGCCAAAAAAGCCATAAAGATGATTGACAGGTGTTACGCTGAACAACTTACTAAACTAAATGAACATCATCAACAACTGAAGAAGCAACTACAAGATGAATTGTCACAGAAGGAGGAAGCACTGACCACACAACTGGAAGACATAAAATCAGTACAAGATCAACTGGCAAATATAAAGAAACAACGTGAAGGTCTAGAGAGGACTACTGACCGTAAAGTATTGTCCAAAAAGAAAGAAGATATAGAGAAAAGCATGAAGGAGGTTAGTGACAAGTACAAAACACTGAACACTCTACCTGTTGAAACTGACTCAATTCAATTTGTACCTGTCAACAATCCTAATATACTGCTAGGTCATCTGTTTACTTCTGCATATCCACATACTTCAGAAGTGGTTGATTTTCCTCATAACATAGGTTATAACACCAAGGTAGATTTCACCATCCAAACACAAAATTGTAAGGGTGAAAAGTGCACAAAGGGAGGTCATCACATATCGGTAGAATTAAAATCAGTTACAGGCAATGTGACCATTGGGGAGGTGAAGGATAACAATGATGGTAGTTATGTGGCTTCTTTTGTAGCTGGAGAAGTTGGAGATGCTAAATTGTCTGTGTCCATAAATGAGCAACAAATTAGGGGAAGTCCATACAGCATTGTTGTGGGTAGGAATTACCAAGGAATCAATATGCCTGATGAGATAGTAAATGATAATGGTAGCATGAGTGGTCCATGGGGTATTGCATTTGGTAAGGATGGCATGTGGGTAGTGGCTGATCACTCCAACTATTGTGTGTACATATTTAATGGTCAGGATGAATTAGTGAAAAAGTTTGGCAGTGGTAGCAGCAGTGGCCAGTTCAGTAGTCCTCGTGGTGTTGCTTTTGATAGTGACAATCACTTTTACATTGTTGAGTATAATAACAACAGATCTAGAGTGCAGAAGTTCAGTATCAATGGTAATTACCTACTACAGTTTGGTAATGATGGTGATGGTAAGCTCAGTGGACCATATGGTATCACAatacacaacaacaaagtatatGTTGCTGATTATGATAACAAACGTATTGCAGTGTTCCAAACTAATGGCCAATTCTGCACCTCTTTTGGTTCTGAACATTTGAGTAGTCCCTGTGATGTAGCAGTTAACACAAATAATCAGTTGCTTGTTGTTGATTATAGTAATCACTGTGtagtcacttttactcttgaTGGTCATTATGTAGGCAAATTTGGTACACAAGGATCTGGTAGGGGTCAACTTAGTAGTCCATGTGGTCTTGCCATTGATATTAATGGGTTCATCTTAGTAGCTGACTCTAGCAATCATCGAGTATCAATTTTTGACAAGTCTGGAAACTACATTGATTGCTTTGGTTCCAAGGGATCTAATGCTGGTCAGTTTAGTAGTTCTTATGGTATAGCTCTTAGTCCTAATGGTAGCATCTATGTTAGTGACTCTAATAACAAAAGGGTTCAAATCTTTTCCAACTACTAA